From Eriocheir sinensis breed Jianghai 21 chromosome 37, ASM2467909v1, whole genome shotgun sequence, one genomic window encodes:
- the LOC127008367 gene encoding glutathione peroxidase-like isoform X1 produces the protein MAQGLLAVSGGACLSTYTRSLVMAASPSFYEFSAKDIDGNEVSMEKYKDRVCIVVNVASKUGKTDVNYTELVQLHEKYEPQGLSILAFPCNQFGGQEPGTEAEIKKFAEGYGVKFDMFSKIKVNGSDAHPLWTFLKSKQGGTLGNFIKWNFTKFLVDRNGNPVSRYSPQTNPIPSIEKDLTKLL, from the exons ATGG CTCAGGGTCTCTTGGCAGTGAGTGGAGGAGCCTGCCTGTCCACATACACAAGATCCCTCGTCATG GCAGCCAGTCCATCCTTCTACGAGTTCAGCGCAAAGGACATCGACGGCAATGAGGTGTCCATGGAGAAGTACAA ggACCGCGTGTGCATCGTGGTCAATGTAGCGAGTAAGTGAGGCAAGACGGACGTGAACTACACCGAACTGGTGCAGCTTCACGAGAAGTATGAGCCTCAGGGCCTCAGCATCCTGGCCTTCCCCTGCAACCAATTTGGAGGCCAG GAGCCGGGCACGGAGGCGGAGATCAAGAAGTTCGCTGAGGGTTACGGGGTGAAGTTCGATATGTTCTCCAAGATTAAGGTCAACGGGAGCGACGCCCACCCCCTCTGGACCTTCCTCAAGAGCAAGCAGGGCGGGACGCTGGGCAACTTCATCAAGTGGAATTTCACCAAGTTCCTGGTCGACCGAAATGGCAACCCCGTATCCCGCTACTCCCCTCAGACTAACCCCATT
- the LOC127008365 gene encoding carbohydrate sulfotransferase 11-like: MRLKPTFKTLLLAATASFCVVVYNVTSTHRELRKPHGRAAHITAKDLLAIGHSAGDGIVIQPADLISSTSPHALNASLPAPSLQQAPNKLQEATAPHAGSTKAALRQVKGTVPPCDEECRQNRLRRLKMNQKSIYAAKVQVENVTLPGSWTVTRELVDRLSERQRHVQETCKKYGLDKASKAYQPNAWEFLINKEHNLVWCNVFKAASSTWFYNFNLLAGYSEYELLHTKESPVTLARKRYSRPTVDELQRSLNTSDPPLSFMIVRHPFERLVSGYRDKILSGNRYYSKLSRSVAKNYRGIAPPAESRNWPRFGSMVVASFPQFVQFLLDETARGNKLDEHWTPMTPFCTPCLVPFDVFAKVETLQEDGNYIIFSSGIKNIIKPKLINRSRSGPTEEVADKFLCQLTKGQMEGLINMYKLDLELFQYDVSKYRACAQDSPKPGPSSSKVV; this comes from the exons ATGCGACTGAAGCCGACCTTCAAGACCCTGTTGCTGGCGGCGACGGCGAGCTTCTGCGTCGTGGTCTACAACGTCACTTCAACGCACCGAGAGCTCAGGAAACCCCACGGCCGCGCTGCACACATCACCGCGAAA GACCTACTCGCCATTGGGCACTCCGCTGGTGATGGCATCGTTATCCAACCCGCGGACCTCATCTCCAGCACCTCCCCCCACGCCCTCAACGCCTCCCTGCCCGCCCCGTCCCTCCAGCAGGCGCCCAACAAGTTACAGGAGGCAACAGCGCCACACGCCGGCAGCACAAAGGCGGCCCTACGGCAGGTTAAGGGCACCGTGCCGCCTTGCGATGAAGAGTGCCGGCAGAATAGGTTGAGAAGACTGAAGATGAACCAGAAGAGTATTTATGCCGCTAAAGTGCAG GTGGAGAACGTGACGCTGCCGGGGTCGTGGACGGTGACGCGCGAGCTCGTGGACCGCCTTTCGGAGCGCCAGAGACACGTGCAGGAG ACCTGCAAGAAGTATGGGCTGGACAAGGCCTCGAAGGCGTACCAGCCCAACGCATGGGAGTTCCTCATCAACAAGGAGCACAACCTGGTCTGGTGCAATGTATTCAAGGCTGCCTCCTCCACCTGGTTCTACAACTTCAACCTCCTCGCCGGCTACTCCGAGTACGAGCTCCTCCACACCAAGGAATCGCCCGTCACCCTGGCCAGGAAGCGCTACAGCAG ACCCACCGTGGATGAGCTGCAGCGGTCCCTGAACACCTCCGATCCACCTCTGTCCTTCATGATCGTGCGACACCCCTTTGAGCGCCTCGTCTCAGGATACAG AGACAAGATCCTCTCAGGCAACCGATACTACAGTAAGCTATCGAGGTCGGTCGCCAAGAATTACCGGGGTATTGCACCGCCCGCCGAGAGCAGAAACTGGCCCAGGTTTGGCTCGATGGTGGTGGCGTCCTTCCCCCAGTTCGTTCAGTTCCTCCTGGACGAGACCGCCAGAGGGAACAAGCTGGACGAGCACTGGACCCCCATGACTCCCTTCTGCACGCCCTGCCTGGTGCCCTTCGATGTGTTCGCCAAG GTTGAGACCCTACAGGAAGACGGAAACTACATCATATTCTCATCGG GCATCAAGAACATCATCAAGCCCAAGTTGATCAACCGGTCCCGCAGCGGCCCCACGGAGGAGGTGGCGGACAAGTTCCTGTGCCAGCTGACCAAGGGCCAGATGGAAGGACTCATAAACATGTACAAGCTGGACCTGGAGCTCTTCCAGTATGACGTGTCTAAATACCGAGCGTGTGCACAGGACTCTCCCAAGCCGGGCCCCTCCAGCTCAAAGGTTGTCTAG
- the LOC127008367 gene encoding phospholipid hydroperoxide glutathione peroxidase-like isoform X3 — protein sequence MAASPSFYEFSAKDIDGNEVSMEKYKDRVCIVVNVASKUGKTDVNYTELVQLHEKYEPQGLSILAFPCNQFGGQEPGTEAEIKKFAEGYGVKFDMFSKIKVNGSDAHPLWTFLKSKQGGTLGNFIKWNFTKFLVDRNGNPVSRYSPQTNPIPSIEKDLTKLL from the exons ATG GCAGCCAGTCCATCCTTCTACGAGTTCAGCGCAAAGGACATCGACGGCAATGAGGTGTCCATGGAGAAGTACAA ggACCGCGTGTGCATCGTGGTCAATGTAGCGAGTAAGTGAGGCAAGACGGACGTGAACTACACCGAACTGGTGCAGCTTCACGAGAAGTATGAGCCTCAGGGCCTCAGCATCCTGGCCTTCCCCTGCAACCAATTTGGAGGCCAG GAGCCGGGCACGGAGGCGGAGATCAAGAAGTTCGCTGAGGGTTACGGGGTGAAGTTCGATATGTTCTCCAAGATTAAGGTCAACGGGAGCGACGCCCACCCCCTCTGGACCTTCCTCAAGAGCAAGCAGGGCGGGACGCTGGGCAACTTCATCAAGTGGAATTTCACCAAGTTCCTGGTCGACCGAAATGGCAACCCCGTATCCCGCTACTCCCCTCAGACTAACCCCATT
- the LOC127008367 gene encoding glutathione peroxidase-like isoform X2, with protein MFRLAAQGLLAVSGGACLSTYTRSLVMAASPSFYEFSAKDIDGNEVSMEKYKDRVCIVVNVASKUGKTDVNYTELVQLHEKYEPQGLSILAFPCNQFGGQEPGTEAEIKKFAEGYGVKFDMFSKIKVNGSDAHPLWTFLKSKQGGTLGNFIKWNFTKFLVDRNGNPVSRYSPQTNPIPSIEKDLTKLL; from the exons ATGTTCCGGCTGGCAG CTCAGGGTCTCTTGGCAGTGAGTGGAGGAGCCTGCCTGTCCACATACACAAGATCCCTCGTCATG GCAGCCAGTCCATCCTTCTACGAGTTCAGCGCAAAGGACATCGACGGCAATGAGGTGTCCATGGAGAAGTACAA ggACCGCGTGTGCATCGTGGTCAATGTAGCGAGTAAGTGAGGCAAGACGGACGTGAACTACACCGAACTGGTGCAGCTTCACGAGAAGTATGAGCCTCAGGGCCTCAGCATCCTGGCCTTCCCCTGCAACCAATTTGGAGGCCAG GAGCCGGGCACGGAGGCGGAGATCAAGAAGTTCGCTGAGGGTTACGGGGTGAAGTTCGATATGTTCTCCAAGATTAAGGTCAACGGGAGCGACGCCCACCCCCTCTGGACCTTCCTCAAGAGCAAGCAGGGCGGGACGCTGGGCAACTTCATCAAGTGGAATTTCACCAAGTTCCTGGTCGACCGAAATGGCAACCCCGTATCCCGCTACTCCCCTCAGACTAACCCCATT